The DNA region CGACGGCATAAACGAGGACGGCGCCGCGCCAGCCGGCCAGGCGGTCGAGAAAGGCGGTGATGGGCCAGAAGACGCTGCTCGCCAGGCCGGTCGCCAGCATCAGGGTTCCCATGATGCGCCGCGCCTGGTCCGCCGCGTATTCCGCGATGTAGGCGTAGGCCGACGTCGTCAGGAACATCGCGCCCGCCAGTCCGATCACTATCCATAGGCCCCAGAAGACCAGCAAGCCGGGAGCCAGCGCCAGCAGGGCCAGCCCCAAGCCGATCAGGACCGCGCGCGCCGCCATGACGCGGCGCGCGCCGAACACGCGGAAGGCGCGGCCGGCGACGGGGGCCGCCAGCCCCATCGCGACATACATCAGCGAAGTCGCCAGGAAGACGGCCGGCAGGGACGCGCCGAACTCCCCCGCCACGGAGGCCGCGACGACGGGCAGGACGCTGACCACGCCCCATCCGACGATCTGCGTCAGGGAGAGAACGAGCAGGACAATGAAATTTCGTTGCACCATCCCCTCGCAGTTCATGGACATGAAAACGTGGGCATGAAAACACGGGCGTGGAAAACCCGGCCTGGCTGTCCGGGGCTTGCGAAGGAAGGAACAGTACACCCACGCCCTACCCTTCGTCCAACTCGCTGCGCCGGTCGATGATGCGCGAGGACGGACGTCTCAGTATCTTCGGTAAAACGGCGACGTCGACCACAGGCGTGAAGGTGCGGTCGAACACCCTTGGCGCGTCCTATCCAGCTCCCAACAGGGTGCCGGCATCGCCCAGAATACGCACCACCGACGCAATCAGGTTGCGCTCGTCCTCCGTGCGCCATACCAGCGACAGCTCGAAGCTTTCCTTGATCTCCGGCAAACGGAAGAACACCACGCCGTCGACATGCAGCCTGGAGATCGCGGAGGGCATCAGCGCAACGCCGATACCCGCCGCGACCAGGGCCAGCATCCCATAGACGTCATCGACGAACTCCGCCACCGTCGGTACAAAACCGGCATGCAGACAGGCACGTTGAGCGACGCTGTAGGCGACGTGGCCCTCCTGCGGCGGATAAATGACGAAAGGTTCGTCACGCATCTCCGCAAGCTTGATCCGCTTGCGCCGGGCAACCGGATGATCGGCAGGCACGGCCAGGACCACGGGATCGCGGAAAATGGGCCGATGCATCAGGTTTTCGGTGCCGGGCGGCGTACGTGCAACGGCAAGGTCTATCTGCCTTTGGACCAGCGCCTCCAACGCGCCATTGCTGCTGTACTGGCGCGTGTCCGCCCGCACATTGGGCAGATGAGACCGGAGCTTGCGCAATAACTTCGGCAAGAAGGTGACGCTGCCGGAACTTACGAAGCCCAGGCGAAGATGGCCCGCCTGTCCACGCTCGGTCTGCTGCGCCGCATTGACGGCCCGCTCCAGTTCGAACATCGCCGAGCGCGTTCCCGCCAGCATGACGCGACCTGCCTCGGTCAACGCCACGTTCCGGCTATTGCGTTCGAAGAGGCGAACGCCCACCTCTTTTTCCAGCTTCCTGATCTGTTCGCTCAATGGCGGCTGCGCCATGTTCAGCCGCTCCGCGGCACGCGCGAAATGCAGGTTTTCCGCGAGCGCCAAGAAGTATCTGAGCCGCCTCAACTCCAGTCGCAACATTTCATTTTCCCTCTCTCAGGCAAATTCTGGTTCATTTCAATCAATACGGTAAACGTATCAATTGAGCTGATAAATAGTATTTCACAGTGAAT from Bordetella genomosp. 10 includes:
- a CDS encoding LysR substrate-binding domain-containing protein yields the protein MLRLELRRLRYFLALAENLHFARAAERLNMAQPPLSEQIRKLEKEVGVRLFERNSRNVALTEAGRVMLAGTRSAMFELERAVNAAQQTERGQAGHLRLGFVSSGSVTFLPKLLRKLRSHLPNVRADTRQYSSNGALEALVQRQIDLAVARTPPGTENLMHRPIFRDPVVLAVPADHPVARRKRIKLAEMRDEPFVIYPPQEGHVAYSVAQRACLHAGFVPTVAEFVDDVYGMLALVAAGIGVALMPSAISRLHVDGVVFFRLPEIKESFELSLVWRTEDERNLIASVVRILGDAGTLLGAG